One genomic window of Thermococcus indicus includes the following:
- a CDS encoding nucleotidyltransferase domain-containing protein, which yields MELAGVGKKIRDAFGDRVEEVIIFGSRARGDFKEDSDLDILVILKDEVKPEDWEIIAELSANMTLELGVSVMIVPHIKRDSLYRTAKSEGIAV from the coding sequence ATGGAGCTCGCGGGCGTTGGAAAGAAAATCAGGGACGCCTTTGGAGACAGGGTGGAGGAGGTTATAATATTTGGTTCAAGGGCCAGAGGAGACTTTAAAGAGGACAGCGACCTGGACATTCTCGTAATCCTCAAAGATGAGGTTAAACCGGAGGACTGGGAGATTATAGCAGAGCTCAGCGCAAATATGACGCTTGAACTTGGGGTCTCGGTCATGATAGTGCCGCACATAAAAAGGGACAGTCTCTACAGAACGGCCAAGTCGGAGGGCATCGCAGTATGA
- a CDS encoding 2-oxoacid:ferredoxin oxidoreductase subunit beta: MAKKIYSTYPMVKYLRKEALPTALCPGCGGGTVLNAFANAIDSLKLDPKDLVVVSGIGCSAWIASPYFLADTLHTTHGRAIAFATGVKVGLPDKKVVVISGDGDLASIGGNHLLHAARRNIDITVILVNNFIYGMTGGQVAPTTPFGAKTTTSPYRNIEHPLQISETVAAAGASYVARWTTAHVYQLIESIKKALQVKGFSLVEVISQCPVQFGRRNRMKEPAEMLHWFLKNSVPVSKARNMSPEELEGKFVIGEFVNRERPEFITELNKLIDEVQEHFGLKE, from the coding sequence ATGGCGAAGAAGATATACTCCACCTATCCGATGGTTAAGTACCTCCGCAAGGAGGCTTTACCCACGGCCCTCTGTCCCGGCTGCGGCGGCGGAACCGTCCTCAACGCCTTCGCGAACGCGATAGACAGCCTCAAACTCGACCCGAAGGATCTCGTCGTCGTCAGCGGTATAGGCTGCTCCGCATGGATAGCCTCACCGTACTTTTTAGCCGATACCCTCCACACGACCCACGGGAGGGCGATTGCCTTCGCCACTGGCGTTAAGGTCGGCCTTCCGGACAAGAAGGTCGTCGTCATAAGCGGTGACGGTGATCTGGCGAGCATAGGCGGCAACCACCTGCTCCACGCCGCGAGAAGGAACATAGACATAACCGTAATCCTCGTCAACAACTTCATCTACGGAATGACGGGCGGACAGGTGGCCCCAACGACGCCCTTCGGCGCCAAAACCACCACCAGCCCGTACAGAAACATAGAACACCCTCTCCAGATTTCTGAGACTGTTGCTGCCGCCGGAGCGAGCTACGTTGCCCGCTGGACAACCGCCCACGTCTACCAGCTCATCGAGAGCATAAAGAAAGCCCTCCAGGTTAAGGGCTTCTCGCTCGTTGAGGTCATCTCCCAGTGCCCGGTCCAGTTCGGAAGGAGGAACAGGATGAAGGAGCCGGCCGAGATGCTCCACTGGTTCCTCAAGAACTCGGTTCCGGTTAGCAAGGCCAGAAACATGAGCCCGGAGGAGCTCGAGGGCAAGTTCGTCATCGGCGAGTTCGTCAACAGGGAGAGGCCCGAGTTCATCACAGAGCTTAACAAGCTCATAGACGAAGTTCAGGAGCACTTCGGCCTTAAGGAGTGA
- a CDS encoding 2-oxoacid:acceptor oxidoreductase subunit alpha: MIIRGDEPEQLRLIRKLYKPGNYFMQGNEAVAYGALFAGCRFYAGYPITPSSEIAETMARELPKLGGYYLQMEDEIGSIAAMVGASWTGFKVMTATAGPGFSLMQENLGYAVMTETPLVLVDVQRSGPSTGQATKGAQGDFFQARWGTHGDHPIVAVSPTSGQDAFWETIRAFNIAEKLRTPVVVLFDGVLAHTREQIKIPDIEEVEIAYRKLPQNEEEARLPFGDPHGDGVPPMPLFGHGYFTHVTGSTHKENGLRDVYTPEVHDKLVRRIHRKIEKNREVYEKYEEHFTDDAEILVVSWGVSARPALGAVLRAREEGINVGLFVPKTVHPFPAERMRELGKRVRTILVAEMNLGQMIIEVERYVNDDVLLKGVNKIGGVPLTVEEILREIRGVA, encoded by the coding sequence ATGATTATTCGTGGAGACGAGCCTGAACAGCTCAGGCTCATTAGAAAGCTCTACAAACCGGGCAACTACTTCATGCAGGGCAATGAGGCTGTAGCCTATGGCGCTCTCTTCGCAGGGTGCCGCTTCTACGCGGGTTACCCGATAACCCCATCCAGCGAGATAGCTGAGACTATGGCAAGAGAACTGCCGAAGCTCGGCGGCTACTACCTCCAGATGGAGGACGAGATAGGGAGCATAGCCGCGATGGTCGGCGCCTCATGGACCGGGTTTAAGGTTATGACCGCCACTGCCGGACCCGGATTCAGCCTCATGCAGGAGAACCTAGGCTATGCCGTGATGACCGAAACCCCGCTCGTTCTTGTCGACGTCCAGAGGAGCGGCCCCTCAACCGGACAGGCCACGAAGGGAGCTCAGGGCGACTTCTTCCAGGCGAGATGGGGAACGCACGGGGACCACCCAATCGTTGCCGTTTCTCCAACGAGCGGGCAGGACGCCTTCTGGGAGACCATAAGGGCCTTTAACATCGCCGAAAAGCTGAGAACTCCAGTTGTGGTGCTCTTCGATGGGGTTTTAGCTCACACCAGGGAGCAGATAAAAATTCCGGACATCGAGGAAGTGGAAATTGCCTACCGCAAGCTTCCACAGAATGAAGAAGAGGCAAGGCTCCCCTTCGGCGACCCCCACGGGGACGGCGTTCCGCCGATGCCTCTCTTTGGCCACGGCTACTTCACCCATGTCACCGGTTCGACCCACAAGGAGAACGGTTTGAGAGATGTTTACACCCCCGAGGTCCACGATAAGCTCGTGAGGAGAATCCACCGCAAGATCGAGAAGAACCGCGAAGTTTACGAGAAGTACGAGGAGCACTTCACGGACGATGCCGAGATACTCGTCGTCAGCTGGGGCGTTAGCGCTCGTCCGGCCCTTGGGGCGGTTCTCAGGGCGAGAGAAGAGGGAATAAATGTCGGCCTCTTCGTGCCGAAGACCGTCCACCCGTTCCCGGCGGAGAGAATGAGGGAGCTTGGAAAGCGCGTTAGGACAATACTCGTCGCCGAGATGAACCTCGGTCAGATGATAATCGAAGTCGAGCGCTACGTCAACGACGACGTTCTCCTCAAGGGCGTGAACAAAATTGGCGGAGTGCCTCTGACCGTTGAGGAAATCCTCCGCGAGATAAGGGGTGTTGCCTGA
- a CDS encoding 2-oxoglutarate ferredoxin oxidoreductase subunit delta has translation MADVEGKTVVERSDYLVTGKAEGIVEIDVDTFLCKGCGICVEMCPRKVFEWSKELSEKGVHYPVPVNAEKCVKCKLCELLCPDFAIAVRW, from the coding sequence ATGGCAGATGTCGAAGGGAAAACCGTGGTTGAGAGGTCTGACTACCTCGTTACCGGCAAGGCGGAAGGAATCGTTGAAATCGACGTGGACACTTTTCTGTGCAAGGGCTGTGGCATTTGCGTCGAGATGTGCCCGAGAAAAGTGTTTGAATGGAGCAAAGAGCTCAGCGAGAAGGGCGTCCACTATCCGGTTCCGGTTAATGCTGAGAAGTGCGTCAAGTGCAAGCTCTGTGAACTGCTCTGCCCTGACTTCGCCATCGCGGTAAGGTGGTGA
- a CDS encoding archaeosine biosynthesis radical SAM protein RaSEA produces the protein MTYWTSEDNVAGKPGTALFIILPTIGCYRFRINQACYMCAYPTAAPKVKWSQEAIVDYVREALKKIKGKKGPFAVRMFTSGSFLDNGELKPETRRRIFEILAALDEVKEIVIESRSELVRYDAVKELAEIVPDKHFEVAIGLETANDDIADVSINKGNTFEDFVKAAEITRKAGAKVKTYLLLKPIFLSERDGVEDAKESIIKAEPYTDTFSINITDIQKGTLYERLWEKKEYRPPWLWSAVEVLIWAKKRFPNKRILSDPVGAGSRRGPHNCLTDYDRTIGRAIKKFSATQDLSHIENLKPECRERWEYIIENGLLDWQLLTW, from the coding sequence ATGACATACTGGACGAGCGAGGACAACGTCGCCGGAAAGCCCGGAACGGCACTCTTCATAATCCTGCCCACGATAGGTTGCTATCGCTTCAGGATCAACCAGGCCTGCTACATGTGCGCCTACCCAACGGCCGCACCGAAGGTGAAGTGGAGCCAGGAGGCGATAGTGGACTACGTTAGAGAAGCCCTTAAGAAAATCAAAGGCAAAAAGGGACCCTTCGCGGTTAGAATGTTTACCTCCGGTTCGTTCCTTGACAACGGGGAGCTTAAGCCCGAAACGAGGAGGAGAATCTTCGAGATTCTGGCCGCTCTGGACGAGGTCAAGGAGATAGTGATAGAGAGCAGGAGTGAGCTGGTCCGCTACGACGCGGTTAAAGAGCTGGCCGAAATAGTCCCCGATAAACACTTCGAGGTGGCAATAGGCCTTGAGACGGCAAACGACGACATCGCCGATGTCTCGATCAACAAGGGCAACACCTTTGAAGACTTCGTTAAGGCTGCAGAGATAACTCGCAAAGCCGGGGCCAAGGTCAAGACCTACCTCCTGCTGAAGCCCATCTTCCTTTCCGAACGCGACGGGGTAGAGGACGCCAAGGAGAGCATAATAAAAGCCGAGCCATACACCGACACCTTCTCGATAAACATCACCGACATCCAGAAGGGGACGCTCTATGAACGGCTCTGGGAGAAAAAGGAGTACCGTCCGCCGTGGCTCTGGAGCGCGGTCGAGGTCCTTATCTGGGCGAAGAAGCGCTTCCCGAACAAGAGGATCCTGAGCGACCCAGTGGGGGCTGGCTCAAGGCGCGGTCCGCACAACTGCCTCACGGACTACGACCGGACCATAGGAAGGGCGATAAAGAAGTTCTCGGCGACGCAGGATTTGAGCCACATCGAGAACCTCAAGCCAGAGTGCCGCGAGAGATGGGAGTACATAATTGAGAACGGCCTCCTCGACTGGCAACTGCTGACGTGGTGA
- a CDS encoding type II toxin-antitoxin system VapC family toxin, with the protein MMSLFLDSNVFVEYIKGNPDASTLLSTVIDGEFRLFTNETVYNEVLFTYLRSNIGGYWILKRNREDVKKTAMLFIHQVLPILSSTNFLDTTHEIALMSIKFTAEYGLLPSDALILATAKYYGLDGIVSLDSDLLQVAPKEGLLAISKVDDLREGE; encoded by the coding sequence ATGATGAGCTTGTTCCTTGACAGCAACGTCTTCGTCGAGTACATTAAAGGAAATCCAGATGCATCGACACTCCTATCTACGGTAATAGATGGCGAGTTTAGACTGTTCACAAACGAGACAGTTTACAACGAGGTTCTTTTCACATACCTGCGCTCAAATATTGGAGGCTACTGGATCCTCAAAAGGAATAGGGAGGATGTTAAGAAGACCGCAATGCTGTTTATTCATCAGGTTCTGCCCATTTTAAGTTCGACGAATTTCCTCGATACAACTCATGAGATTGCCCTCATGTCGATTAAATTTACCGCCGAATACGGCCTTCTTCCAAGCGACGCCCTAATCCTCGCAACCGCAAAGTACTACGGTCTTGACGGCATCGTCAGCCTTGACTCTGATCTCCTTCAAGTTGCACCCAAGGAGGGACTGCTCGCCATTTCAAAGGTTGATGACTTGAGGGAAGGAGAATGA
- the surE gene encoding 5'/3'-nucleotidase SurE, whose amino-acid sequence MRILITNDDGIYSRGLRAAVEAVKDLGEVYVVAPLFQRSASGRAMTLHRPLRAKLVDVPGAKIAYGIDGMPTDCVIFALARFTDFDLAISGINLGENLSTEITVSGTASAAIEAATNGIPSIAISLEVSREKYKFGEGSEVDFSIASHFLRKVTRAVLRDGLPEGVDMLNVNVPDDATPETEIAATRLAHRMYRPTVEERIDPKGNPYYWIVGRKCREFEPGTDAYALKVERKVSVTPINIDMTARVDFENLYKLLIL is encoded by the coding sequence ATGAGAATCCTCATCACGAACGATGACGGGATTTATTCCAGGGGCCTGAGGGCGGCTGTCGAAGCTGTGAAAGACCTCGGGGAGGTTTACGTGGTCGCGCCGCTCTTCCAGAGGAGTGCCAGCGGAAGGGCCATGACCCTTCACCGTCCCCTCAGGGCCAAGCTCGTTGACGTCCCCGGGGCGAAGATAGCCTACGGCATAGATGGAATGCCGACGGACTGCGTAATCTTTGCCCTCGCACGCTTTACCGATTTCGACCTCGCCATAAGCGGGATAAACCTCGGTGAGAACCTCAGCACTGAGATAACCGTTTCGGGAACAGCTTCAGCCGCTATAGAGGCAGCCACCAACGGCATTCCGAGCATAGCGATAAGCCTTGAAGTCAGCAGGGAGAAGTATAAGTTCGGCGAGGGGAGCGAGGTTGACTTCTCCATAGCCTCGCACTTCCTGAGGAAGGTTACGCGGGCCGTTCTAAGGGATGGTCTTCCCGAAGGCGTCGACATGCTCAACGTGAACGTTCCGGACGATGCGACGCCCGAGACTGAGATAGCCGCCACGAGACTTGCCCACAGGATGTACCGACCGACGGTCGAGGAGCGCATAGACCCCAAGGGCAACCCGTACTACTGGATAGTCGGCAGGAAATGCCGGGAGTTCGAGCCCGGAACTGACGCCTACGCCCTCAAGGTTGAAAGAAAGGTCAGCGTGACCCCAATAAACATAGATATGACCGCGCGGGTGGACTTTGAGAACCTATACAAACTTTTAATCCTTTAA
- the ftsY gene encoding signal recognition particle-docking protein FtsY has translation MFGKLREKLKKFTKTVEEKIEEEEKTLEKGTPEEKKGFIEKLLQVEIKEKDVEEALDELEIELLEADVALETVEALREKINENLVGKKVRIGTNKGKLIEDGLREAILEILTPEKKIDLIELIKSKEEKPFVIAFVGFNGSGKTTTIAKLAHWLRKNGLGVVIAASDTFRAGAIEQVEEHARRVGVKVIKHSYGADPAAVAYDAIQHAKARGLDVVLIDTAGRNELNRNLMDEMKKIARVTKPDLVIFVGDSLAGNSVVEQAKQFNEAVKIDGVILTKLDADARGGAALSISHAIGAPILFVGVGQGYDDLRPFDEKWFVERIFGEG, from the coding sequence ATGTTCGGAAAACTCCGGGAAAAGCTCAAGAAGTTCACAAAGACCGTTGAAGAGAAGATAGAGGAGGAAGAGAAGACCCTTGAAAAGGGGACTCCAGAGGAAAAAAAGGGGTTCATTGAAAAGCTCCTCCAGGTTGAGATAAAGGAGAAGGACGTTGAAGAGGCACTGGACGAGCTGGAAATTGAACTTTTGGAGGCGGACGTTGCCCTCGAAACCGTGGAAGCCCTGAGGGAGAAAATCAATGAGAATCTCGTTGGGAAGAAAGTTCGCATCGGAACCAACAAAGGCAAGCTCATTGAGGACGGCCTCAGGGAGGCGATACTGGAGATTCTAACCCCCGAGAAGAAGATAGACCTCATCGAGCTCATCAAGTCCAAGGAGGAGAAACCCTTCGTCATAGCCTTCGTGGGCTTCAACGGCTCCGGAAAGACGACCACCATAGCCAAGCTCGCCCACTGGCTCAGGAAGAACGGTCTCGGCGTCGTCATAGCCGCGAGCGACACCTTCAGGGCTGGAGCGATAGAGCAGGTCGAGGAGCACGCAAGGCGCGTCGGCGTCAAGGTCATCAAGCACTCCTACGGAGCAGATCCAGCTGCGGTTGCCTACGACGCGATCCAGCATGCAAAGGCCAGGGGATTGGATGTCGTCCTCATAGACACCGCCGGGAGGAACGAGCTGAACAGAAACCTCATGGACGAGATGAAGAAGATAGCGCGCGTAACCAAGCCGGACCTGGTGATATTCGTCGGCGACAGCCTTGCCGGCAACTCAGTAGTAGAGCAGGCGAAGCAGTTCAACGAGGCGGTTAAGATAGACGGCGTAATCCTCACCAAGCTCGATGCTGACGCCCGCGGCGGTGCGGCTCTGAGCATAAGCCACGCGATTGGAGCGCCGATACTCTTCGTCGGCGTTGGTCAGGGCTACGACGACCTAAGGCCCTTCGACGAGAAGTGGTTTGTGGAGAGGATTTTTGGAGAGGGGTGA
- a CDS encoding BMP family lipoprotein, protein MKKWLSLFLIGLMALSVVASGCISPGGEESTKGAIAIVYDVGGRGDLSFNDMAYLGASKAAKDFNLDLVELQSNSEDDYVKNLETLAAQKKYLVIIAVGFMMTDAVKQVADEYPDQKFAIIDGYIPDKDNVMSILFKENEGSALAGALAGLIAANDGKDKVGIVLGMEIPVLYKFEAGYRFGVKWAEDYYKQKEGKDVTVDVIYQYTGSFGDAAKGKAAARAQLAQGAWVIYQVAGGTGLGVFDAVGEVLDSQGKKMGPPFAIGVDSAQDWIKPGVIIASMMKRVDVGVYTAVKDAVEGNFKGGIVELGLKEDGVGLSTVDDVMAMFDSLPEDTQQQKLKDLGFNSRDELRQYLEDTRKQVPDWIWDAVKELQGKITTGVIKVPAPMDQDGIGAVRNAKTWQEMMELAK, encoded by the coding sequence ATGAAGAAATGGTTAAGTCTGTTTTTAATAGGCCTCATGGCCCTCAGTGTCGTGGCCAGCGGCTGTATATCCCCCGGTGGGGAGGAGTCCACCAAAGGCGCCATCGCCATCGTCTATGATGTCGGCGGGAGGGGTGACCTGAGCTTCAACGACATGGCCTACCTCGGTGCCAGCAAAGCGGCGAAGGACTTCAACCTCGACCTCGTTGAGCTCCAGAGCAACAGCGAGGACGACTACGTTAAGAACCTCGAGACCCTTGCCGCCCAGAAGAAGTACCTCGTTATCATAGCCGTGGGCTTCATGATGACCGACGCCGTTAAGCAGGTCGCGGATGAGTATCCCGACCAGAAGTTCGCCATCATCGATGGTTACATCCCTGACAAAGACAACGTCATGAGCATCCTCTTCAAGGAGAACGAGGGATCGGCCCTTGCCGGTGCACTCGCTGGCCTCATAGCGGCCAACGACGGCAAGGACAAGGTCGGCATCGTTCTCGGAATGGAGATACCCGTTCTCTACAAGTTTGAGGCCGGCTACCGCTTCGGTGTTAAGTGGGCCGAGGACTACTACAAGCAGAAGGAGGGCAAGGACGTTACCGTGGACGTTATCTACCAGTACACCGGAAGCTTCGGCGACGCCGCCAAGGGTAAGGCGGCGGCGAGGGCCCAGCTCGCCCAGGGCGCCTGGGTTATCTACCAGGTCGCCGGCGGAACCGGACTCGGCGTCTTTGATGCGGTTGGAGAGGTCCTTGACTCCCAGGGCAAGAAGATGGGTCCGCCCTTCGCCATCGGTGTTGACTCGGCCCAGGACTGGATCAAGCCGGGCGTCATAATAGCCAGCATGATGAAGCGCGTTGATGTCGGTGTCTACACCGCCGTCAAAGACGCCGTCGAAGGCAACTTCAAGGGTGGCATAGTCGAGCTTGGCCTTAAGGAGGACGGTGTTGGCCTCAGCACCGTTGACGACGTTATGGCCATGTTTGACTCCCTGCCCGAGGACACCCAGCAGCAGAAGCTCAAGGATCTCGGCTTCAACAGCAGGGACGAGCTGAGGCAGTACCTCGAGGACACCAGGAAGCAGGTTCCCGACTGGATCTGGGACGCCGTCAAGGAGCTTCAGGGCAAGATCACCACCGGCGTGATCAAGGTTCCGGCTCCCATGGATCAGGACGGAATTGGGGCAGTTAGGAACGCCAAGACCTGGCAGGAAATGATGGAACTCGCCAAGTGA
- a CDS encoding ABC transporter ATP-binding protein, giving the protein MERTPIIEMKGIVKVYPDGTKALKGVDLTVNKGEILGLLGENGAGKTTLMKILFGMLHPTSGKILIRGEEVRFKSPSDAIAHGIGMVHQHFTLVEVFDALHNIILGMEGHGAFSKIDVYRARERLQSLMDDLNFQVPLEIPVEDLPVGVQQRIEILKMLYRDVDVLILDEPTAVLTPIEVEELFRVLRQLKAEGKTIIFISHKLNEVMDLTDRVTVIRKGEVIGTVNTSEATPQLLAKMMVGRDVVLKIEKPPKEAGEPILRVENLKVMGDRGEIAVNGLSFEVRAGEIFGIAGVEGNGQTELIEAISGLRKVESGRIYLQGKDITGRGPRELYDLGMAHIPEDRTHMGLILDMTVTENSVLGLHWHPRFQRFKGVINWSKAREHARSLIEQFDISAPGTEAPVKSLSGGNQQKLIVAREVSKEPIFIIAAQPTRGVDVASTEYIRNYLVKLRNEGKAVLLVSADLDEVLQLSDRMGIIYEGEFMGVVKPEEVNTEEIGMMMGGIRYEEIRK; this is encoded by the coding sequence ATGGAGAGAACACCAATAATCGAGATGAAGGGAATCGTCAAGGTGTATCCGGACGGCACGAAGGCCCTCAAAGGTGTTGATCTTACGGTCAATAAAGGCGAGATTTTGGGTCTCCTCGGTGAGAACGGTGCCGGAAAGACCACCCTCATGAAGATCCTCTTCGGGATGCTCCATCCCACGTCGGGTAAAATTCTCATCCGGGGCGAAGAGGTTCGCTTTAAGAGCCCCTCCGATGCCATCGCCCACGGCATCGGTATGGTTCACCAGCACTTCACGCTCGTTGAAGTTTTCGATGCCCTCCACAACATAATACTCGGAATGGAGGGCCACGGGGCGTTTTCTAAGATAGACGTTTATAGGGCAAGGGAAAGGCTCCAGAGTCTCATGGACGACCTGAACTTCCAGGTGCCCCTCGAAATCCCCGTCGAGGACCTCCCCGTTGGTGTTCAGCAGAGAATAGAGATCCTCAAGATGCTCTACCGCGACGTTGATGTCCTCATCCTCGATGAGCCCACGGCGGTTCTCACGCCCATAGAGGTTGAGGAGCTTTTCCGTGTCCTGAGGCAGCTCAAGGCGGAGGGCAAGACCATCATCTTCATCAGCCACAAGCTCAACGAGGTCATGGACCTCACCGACCGCGTCACAGTTATCCGAAAGGGCGAGGTCATCGGAACTGTCAACACGAGCGAGGCAACGCCCCAGCTCCTTGCCAAGATGATGGTTGGCAGGGACGTTGTCCTGAAGATAGAGAAGCCTCCAAAGGAGGCAGGGGAGCCGATTCTCCGCGTCGAGAACCTCAAGGTGATGGGTGACCGTGGCGAGATTGCTGTCAACGGCCTCTCGTTCGAGGTCCGCGCCGGCGAGATATTTGGAATAGCGGGCGTCGAGGGCAACGGCCAGACCGAGCTGATTGAGGCGATTTCCGGTCTCCGAAAGGTGGAGAGCGGTAGAATATACCTTCAGGGCAAGGACATCACGGGCAGGGGGCCAAGGGAGCTCTACGACCTCGGAATGGCACACATACCCGAGGACAGGACTCACATGGGCCTCATACTGGACATGACCGTCACGGAGAACTCCGTCCTCGGCCTCCACTGGCATCCCAGGTTCCAGCGCTTTAAGGGCGTTATAAACTGGAGCAAGGCCAGAGAACACGCCAGGTCGCTCATAGAGCAGTTCGATATCTCCGCCCCGGGTACTGAGGCACCGGTTAAGTCCCTCAGCGGTGGAAACCAGCAGAAGCTCATCGTTGCGAGGGAGGTCAGCAAGGAGCCCATATTCATCATAGCGGCCCAGCCGACGCGCGGTGTCGATGTCGCCTCGACGGAGTACATAAGGAACTACCTCGTCAAGCTCAGAAACGAGGGTAAAGCGGTCCTTCTGGTCTCGGCCGATCTGGACGAGGTTCTTCAGCTCAGCGACAGGATGGGAATAATCTACGAGGGCGAGTTCATGGGCGTTGTGAAGCCCGAGGAAGTGAACACGGAAGAGATAGGAATGATGATGGGAGGTATCCGCTATGAAGAAATCAGGAAGTGA
- a CDS encoding ABC transporter permease, with translation MKKSGSESLKSINLRPFVESLIAILVGFIIGALVLLAFGYNPWSAYYWLFQGALGSTYGIASTLKYATPIMLTALTFAIGTRTGIFNIGAEGSFYFGAIAAVIFTNVWDNMLFGLAMGMLLGALWALPAAVLKVYRGVHEVISTIMLNWIGWFFVLWLIVGPYANPSDPNKTIRIPVDARLPIIGYGLSIAIVIAVVAAVLTYFLLWHTTMGFGMRASGINQKAARYAGMNPKMAVMWSFLIGGLLSGLGGAMKIMGEGPSYAISQGGANIYGFGFDGIGVALVGRNHPVGIILSAIFFGMLRAGTALMQAQAHVPLEIIKVIQGIIVITVAIPSLYDLVKKAIHRGAA, from the coding sequence ATGAAGAAATCAGGAAGTGAGTCCCTGAAGTCAATAAACCTCCGTCCCTTCGTCGAGAGCCTCATAGCCATACTCGTGGGTTTCATCATCGGGGCGCTAGTCCTCCTGGCCTTCGGCTACAACCCGTGGTCCGCTTACTACTGGCTCTTCCAGGGCGCCCTTGGGTCCACGTACGGAATAGCGTCCACGCTCAAGTACGCCACCCCGATAATGCTCACTGCGCTCACGTTTGCAATCGGCACGAGGACCGGAATCTTCAACATCGGTGCGGAGGGCTCCTTCTACTTCGGCGCCATAGCGGCTGTGATATTCACCAACGTCTGGGACAACATGCTCTTTGGCCTCGCCATGGGCATGCTCCTCGGAGCACTCTGGGCCCTCCCGGCGGCGGTGCTCAAGGTCTACCGGGGTGTGCATGAGGTCATATCCACGATAATGCTCAACTGGATCGGCTGGTTCTTCGTGCTCTGGCTCATAGTCGGCCCCTACGCCAACCCCAGCGACCCCAACAAGACCATCAGGATACCCGTTGATGCAAGGCTTCCCATCATCGGCTACGGACTTTCGATAGCCATAGTCATCGCGGTAGTTGCCGCGGTGCTCACCTACTTCCTGCTCTGGCACACCACGATGGGCTTCGGCATGCGCGCCAGTGGAATAAACCAGAAAGCCGCACGCTACGCGGGGATGAATCCAAAGATGGCGGTCATGTGGTCTTTCCTCATCGGCGGTCTCCTCAGCGGCCTCGGCGGTGCCATGAAGATCATGGGAGAGGGACCCAGCTACGCCATCAGCCAGGGCGGTGCGAACATCTACGGCTTCGGTTTCGACGGAATAGGCGTTGCCCTCGTCGGCAGGAACCACCCGGTCGGCATAATCCTATCGGCGATATTCTTTGGAATGCTCCGCGCTGGAACCGCCCTGATGCAGGCCCAGGCCCACGTCCCGCTGGAGATCATCAAGGTCATACAGGGAATCATCGTCATAACCGTCGCCATCCCGAGCCTGTACGACCTGGTTAAGAAAGCAATCCACAGGGGGGCTGCCTGA
- a CDS encoding ABC transporter permease, with protein MDVGSVLSILITSLMAMVPIVLTSVGAAWSERAGVVSIGYEGVLLMSAFFGAIFAELTSNAVVGLLGGIFVGILLGMLHGVLTVYLKGDHVIPGIGINLLAMGVVPFGILAYWGTAGQHQLPHDAQMWHLKTPYGELSPMVPVTIIIALVTWWVLFKTPLGLRVRSVGENPEAADALGINVEKYRFWSTVYGHALAGLGGAFMSVDWLGLVHKTMSGGRGFIALANMVFSGWNPLVSLIGGWLFGFFDALAAWLAPKHIIPGQFILMLPYIMTLIIVAGIIGKARPPKWDGRPYKRE; from the coding sequence ATGGACGTTGGATCCGTGCTCTCCATCCTGATAACCTCCCTAATGGCCATGGTGCCCATAGTGCTCACGAGCGTTGGCGCCGCGTGGAGCGAGAGGGCCGGAGTTGTCAGCATCGGCTACGAGGGTGTTCTGCTCATGAGCGCCTTCTTCGGTGCAATATTCGCCGAACTCACCAGCAACGCAGTGGTGGGACTGCTCGGCGGCATTTTCGTTGGAATACTCCTTGGAATGCTGCACGGTGTCCTCACCGTCTACCTCAAGGGAGACCACGTTATCCCCGGTATAGGCATCAACCTGCTCGCCATGGGTGTCGTCCCCTTCGGTATCCTCGCCTACTGGGGAACCGCCGGCCAGCACCAGCTTCCACACGACGCCCAGATGTGGCACTTAAAGACACCCTACGGTGAGCTCAGTCCGATGGTTCCCGTGACCATCATCATCGCGCTGGTCACCTGGTGGGTGCTCTTCAAGACCCCGCTCGGACTCCGCGTGCGCTCCGTCGGTGAGAACCCGGAGGCAGCCGATGCCCTGGGTATAAACGTCGAGAAGTACAGGTTCTGGTCAACGGTCTACGGACACGCCCTGGCCGGCCTCGGCGGAGCGTTCATGAGCGTGGACTGGCTCGGCCTCGTGCACAAGACCATGTCCGGAGGCAGGGGTTTCATAGCCCTCGCCAACATGGTCTTCAGCGGCTGGAACCCGCTCGTCTCCCTCATCGGCGGCTGGCTCTTCGGATTCTTCGACGCCCTTGCCGCATGGCTCGCCCCGAAGCACATAATCCCCGGGCAGTTCATCCTGATGCTGCCCTACATAATGACCCTCATCATCGTGGCGGGCATCATCGGCAAGGCCAGGCCGCCGAAGTGGGACGGAAGGCCCTACAAGAGGGAGTGA